A window of the Emys orbicularis isolate rEmyOrb1 chromosome 1, rEmyOrb1.hap1, whole genome shotgun sequence genome harbors these coding sequences:
- the LOC135875960 gene encoding lysozyme C has translation MKALLILGFLLLPLAAHGKIYERCELARAMKRLGLDGYRGYSLGHWVCTARYESNFNTGATNYNPGDQSTDYGILQINSHWWCNDGKTPRAKNACGIQCGELLTADITASVNCAKRVVRDPNGMGAWVAWTKNCKGRDVSPWIRGCGL, from the exons ATGAAGGCTTTGCTAATCCTGGGgtttctcctcctgcccctggctGCTCATGGGAAGATCTACGAAAGGTGTGAGCTGGCAAGAGCAATGAAAAGGCTTGGGCTGGATGGATACCGGGGCTACAGCTTGGGACACT GGGTGTGCACAGCAAGATACGAGAGCAACTTTAACACAGGTGCCACGAACTACAACCCTGGTGACCAAAGCACTGACTATGGGATTTTACAAATCAACAGCCACTGGTGGTGCAATGATGGCAAGACTCCAAGAGCCAAGAACGCATGTGGAATCCAGTGTGGTG AGTTACTGACAGCAGATATTACAGCGAGTGTAAATTGTGCAAAGAGAGTTGTTCGCGATCCTAATGGCATGGGTGCATG GGTGGCATGGACAAAGAACTGCAAAGGACGAGATGTCTCCCCGTGGATCCGTGGCTGCGGGCTATAA